A stretch of the Elephas maximus indicus isolate mEleMax1 chromosome 3, mEleMax1 primary haplotype, whole genome shotgun sequence genome encodes the following:
- the LOC126071524 gene encoding olfactory receptor 10J5 — protein MHRKNFTEVTEFIFLGFSSSGKHQITLFVVFLIVYILTLASNIIIVTVICTDHHLHTPMYFYLSMLASSETVYTLAIVPRMLSSLIFHKQPISLAGCATQMFFFVIMATNNCFLLTAMGYDRYVAICKPLRYTVIMSKGMCAQLVCGSFGTGLVMAILHVTAMFNLPFCGTVVEHFFCDIYPVMKLSCIDTTVNEIINYSVSSFVIFIPVCLNFISYVLIISSILKIASAEGRKKAFTTCASHLTVVIVHYGCASIAYLKPKSENSVEKDLLLSVTYIIITPLLNPVIYTLRNKEVTDALRRAVGKNVP, from the coding sequence ATGCACAGAAAGAACTTCACGGAAGTGACAGAATTCATCTTCCTGGGATTCTCTAGCTCTGGAAAGCACCAGATCACCCTCTTTGTGGTTTTCCTAATCGTCTATATTTTAACCCTGGCTAGTAACATCATCATTGTGACTGTTATCTGCACTGACCACCatctccacactcccatgtacttctaCCTGAGCATGCTGGCCAGTTCAGAGACTGTGTACACACTGGCCATTGTCCCACGAATGCTTTCCAGTCTCATTTTTCATAAACAGCCCATCTCCCTGGCAGGCTGTGCAACTCAGATGTTCTTTTTTGTCATCATGGCCACTAACAATTGCTTCCTGCTCACAGCAATGGgctatgatcgctatgtggccatctgcaaacccCTGAGGTACACGGTCATCATGAGCAAAGGAATGTGTGCTCAGTTGGTATGTGGGTCCTTTGGCACTGGTCTGGTTATGGCAATTCTTCATGTGACAGCCATGTTCAATTTGCCCTTCTGTGGCACAGTGGTGGAACACTTTTTTTGTGACATTTACCCTGTCATGAAACTTTCTTGCATTGATACCACTGTCAATGAGATAATCAATTATAGTGTCAGTTCATTTGTGATTTTCATTCCCGTGTGCTTGAACTTTATCTCCTATGTTCTCATTATCTCCTCCATCCTCAAGATTGCCTCAGCTGAAGGTAGGAAGAAGGCCTTTaccacctgtgcctcccacctcacCGTGGTCATTGTCCACTATGGCTGTGCTTCCATTGCCTACCTCAAGCCCAAGTCAGAAAACTCTGTAGAAAAAGACCTTCTTCTCTCTGTGACTTACATCATCATCACTCCCCTGCTGAACCCTGTCATTTACACTCTGAGGAACAAGGAAGTCACGGATGCCCTACGGAGAGCTGTGGGCAAAAACGTTCCTTAA